The Primulina tabacum isolate GXHZ01 chromosome 16, ASM2559414v2, whole genome shotgun sequence genome window below encodes:
- the LOC142528639 gene encoding B3 domain-containing protein At2g36080-like yields MSTNYSSDQFPDSHLYCSYARCLMESSSGHSNQKPNFFSTAGYSWATGGGSGGGSAAMFNLNNEDEEESGCDHEQVNINADDGDGSNLVGMDQFGRDEREPLFEKPLTPSDVGKLNRLVIPKQHAERYFPISGGGGGGGGGDPGEKGFILSFEDEIGKLWRFRYSYWSSSQSYVLTKGWSRFVKEKRLDAGDFVLFSRHRADCDRLFIGWRKRNSGEGSSVGQMAGGRGGGLNRAFYQGNPYPNQQYQGLSLQAQQYQQDCLHAGSGSQNQTRGGGNSRRVRLFGVNLECQAEESDPSTPTDGSGHGSYPQSQNYSHHQDHTGWP; encoded by the exons ATGTCTACAAACTACTCCTCAGACCAGTTCCCAGATTCCCACTTGTACTGCTCCTATGCACGCTGTTTGATGGAATCCTCTTCAGGTCATTCGAATCAGAAACCCAACTTTTTCTCAACCGCCGGTTACAGCTGGGCTACCGGAGGTGGTAGTGGTGGTGGTTCTGCTGCTATGTTCAACCTCAACAATGAGGATGAAGAAGAATCGGGATGTGATCATGAACAGGTGAACATTAACGCGGATGATGGAGATGGGAGTAATTTGGTGGGGATGGATCAATTTGGACGGGATGAGAGGGAACCTTTGTTCGAGAAGCCATTGACGCCAAGCGACGTGGGTAAGCTCAACCGTCTAGTTATACCTAAGCAGCACGCGGAGAGGTACTTCCCTAtaagcggcggcggcggcggcggaggAGGGGGTGATCCAGGGGAGAAGGGTTTTATATTGAGCTTCGAGGATGAGATTGGAAAACTATGGAGATTCCGGTACTCGTACTGGAGCAGCAGCCAGAGCTACGTGTTGACGAAAGGGTGGAGCCGATTCGTGAAGGAGAAAAGGCTTGATGCAGGAGATTTTGTCCTGTTTTCGCGCCACCGTGCTGACTGTGACCGCCTTTTCATAGGATGGAGGAAGAGAAACTCCGGCGAGGGGAGTAGCGTTGGCCAGATGGCAGGCGGCAGAGGTGGCGGGTTGAACCGAGCATTTTACCAGGGGAATCCATATCCGAACCAGCAGTATCAAGGTCTTTCTTTGCAGGCTCAACAATACCAACAGGACTGTCTTCACGCAG GATCCGGCTCACAAAACCAAACAAGAGGAGGTGGGAATTCTAGGAGGGTGAGATTATTTGGTGTGAATTTGGAATGTCAAGCAGAAGAATCCGACCCGTCCACCCCAACAGATGGGTCGGGTCATGGTTCATATCCTCAAAGCCAAAATTACTCTCACCATCAAGATCACacg GGATGGCCTTGA